A genomic region of Desulfitobacterium chlororespirans DSM 11544 contains the following coding sequences:
- a CDS encoding GNAT family N-acetyltransferase, whose translation MIDSLADPSINLRENLDLKSYTHINNLQGLCLEHDRTTLKLELDYKLSRSEGKPGSLKTINEFMCYDRELLIGYMGICDFGGEEIEVNGMVHPDYRKKGIFKTLFSYVKNEWSKRRASRMLLLSDRNSLAGQAFIKSVSGVKHEHTEYEMFLQSDTKQELNSGKVVLRKATGNDTQEISRQNSIYFEQESQDENMLIPEEEARAGMIIYMAEVNNCVIGKVHLDVSSNVGGIYGLGVLPEYRRKGYGRDILALGIEELKSNNFKEIMLQVNVKNEKALDLYRSCGFEVTSTMDYFELKK comes from the coding sequence ATGATTGATAGCTTGGCCGACCCTTCCATAAACTTAAGGGAAAACTTAGATCTCAAGAGCTATACTCATATTAATAACTTGCAGGGACTGTGCTTGGAACATGACAGAACAACTCTGAAATTGGAACTTGACTATAAGCTGAGTCGATCCGAGGGCAAACCAGGAAGTCTGAAGACAATTAATGAGTTTATGTGTTATGATAGAGAACTTCTCATTGGCTATATGGGTATTTGTGATTTTGGTGGAGAGGAAATTGAAGTTAATGGTATGGTCCACCCTGATTATCGAAAGAAAGGGATTTTTAAAACCTTGTTCTCCTATGTCAAGAATGAATGGAGCAAGAGGAGAGCGTCCAGGATGCTTTTATTAAGTGATCGTAATTCACTTGCGGGACAGGCATTTATTAAAAGCGTTTCCGGAGTGAAGCATGAACATACGGAGTACGAGATGTTTTTGCAGAGTGATACGAAGCAAGAATTAAATTCCGGTAAGGTAGTATTAAGAAAAGCGACCGGCAACGATACCCAGGAAATTTCCAGACAAAACTCTATCTATTTTGAGCAAGAGAGCCAGGATGAGAATATGCTTATACCTGAGGAAGAAGCGAGAGCGGGCATGATCATCTATATGGCTGAAGTCAATAATTGTGTAATAGGAAAAGTCCATTTGGATGTCAGCTCTAATGTTGGGGGTATTTACGGTTTAGGAGTACTTCCGGAGTATCGCAGAAAGGGATATGGCAGAGATATTCTGGCCTTAGGGATCGAAGAGTTAAAAAGCAACAATTTTAAAGAGATTATGCTTCAGGTTAATGTCAAAAATGAAAAGGCGCTTGATCTTTATCGCTCCTGTGGTTTTGAGGTCACGTCAACCATGGATTATTTTGAATTAAAAAAGTGA